TGAAAAACAAGTATTATTATTAAAAGAAGTAATGCCTGATGTTAAAAAACTTGGAGTAATATACAGTAGTGGAGAGCAAAACTCATTAATACAGGTTGATATATTAAAAGCAGCTACAGCAAAACACGGTATAGAATTAGTTGAAAAATCTATAAGTCAAATAAATGAGGTTGCTATAGCTACAGAAGCTATATTAAAAGAAGTTGATGCTCTATATACACCAGCTGATAACTTAATAGCATCTACTATTAATGTAATAGCAGATAAAGCGAAAGAAGCTAAAAAGGTAACTTTAGGTGCTGAAAAATCACATGTAGATGCAGGTATACTAATGACTTTAGGTATCGATTATTATGAATTAGGAAAAGAAGCAGGGAAAATAGCTTTAAGTATATTAAAAGGTGAAAAACCAGAAAATATAGAAATAAAAGGTATGGAAAATTTAAAATTTGAATATAATAAAGATACTGCGAGTTTACTAGGATTGGAGTTTTAAAATATGAATTCTTTATTAATATTTTTAGGATTACTTCCAGAATCAATTAAATTTGGTTTAATTTATTCTATTATGGTAATGGGAGTATATATTACATATAAGATACTTGATTTTCCTGATTTAACAGTTGATGGGTCATTTACTTTAGGTGGATTTACTTTTGCAGCAACTATGTTAATATTCCCTAATCACCCTATTATAGGTCTTTTAGTTGCAGCCATATCAGGAACTTTAGCAGGACTAGTAACTGGATTATTACATGTAAGATATGGTATAAATAAGCTATTATCAGGAATAATAACTATGACAGCTCTATATAGTATTAATGCAAGAGTTCTAAATAAGCCTAATGTATTTTTAGAAAATGAACAAAGTTGGTTCTTTATAATATCTTATGAAAAATATTTTAGTATATTTACTGTAATTGCAATAGTATTATTAATAATTAAGTTTCTATATGATAGAAGAATAAAACCAGATAAATATGTATACAAAAGTCTTTTAATATATATATTAATATATGTATTTTCTATAGCATATATATATTATACTAAAGACATTACTATGTATCTTCTATTATT
The Streptobacillus felis DNA segment above includes these coding regions:
- a CDS encoding ABC transporter substrate-binding protein is translated as MKKILLTLAILGVLVTFFLLNKKEGVDYRIGISQIVDHPALNAARDGLKDELKENGINALYIETNANGDMSSLVLNTRKLINQKVDMIYAIATPSAQVAQNSTTDIPIVISAVTDAKAAGIVNSNITGVLDAVDIEKQVLLLKEVMPDVKKLGVIYSSGEQNSLIQVDILKAATAKHGIELVEKSISQINEVAIATEAILKEVDALYTPADNLIASTINVIADKAKEAKKVTLGAEKSHVDAGILMTLGIDYYELGKEAGKIALSILKGEKPENIEIKGMENLKFEYNKDTASLLGLEF
- a CDS encoding ABC transporter permease; translated protein: MNSLLIFLGLLPESIKFGLIYSIMVMGVYITYKILDFPDLTVDGSFTLGGFTFAATMLIFPNHPIIGLLVAAISGTLAGLVTGLLHVRYGINKLLSGIITMTALYSINARVLNKPNVFLENEQSWFFIISYEKYFSIFTVIAIVLLIIKFLYDRRIKPDKYVYKSLLIYILIYVFSIAYIYYTKDITMYLLLLIVFVVKLIMDYILTSKFGLILRALGDNEILVSNLGVSVDKVKIMGLMLSNLLVASSGALFAQYIKVVDLSSSVGTIIIGLASIIFGMGIIKRTRSINNISIVILGSIIYYIIINFALNSSSITDEIFYALGFNSDIIQKLSVKPTDVKIITALFLAVILGLGKKRGKSNA